A genomic stretch from Maledivibacter sp. includes:
- a CDS encoding DUF2953 domain-containing protein, with translation MFVGITIIILIILIIISSIKANILVLKENRDSKVIISIKALYGLIRFKKELGSFQVTKTNKEDDEDLRIKIKSDSWSKHKGYTDSIDMKKIKNFIENIRRYKRVINYLIEKTHFHRLFWKTEIGLDDAALTGMVTGIINILKSNLFAILNNKKNRPKEIHFKITPNFNNEVLRTDIDCIFTSKIGYIIIAGLKILWIKYTIE, from the coding sequence TTGTTTGTAGGTATAACAATAATCATTTTAATTATATTAATTATTATTTCATCGATAAAGGCCAATATCTTAGTTTTAAAAGAGAACCGAGATAGTAAAGTCATTATTAGTATTAAGGCTTTATATGGATTGATTAGGTTTAAGAAAGAATTAGGCTCCTTCCAAGTAACAAAAACGAATAAAGAAGATGACGAAGATTTAAGAATAAAAATAAAAAGTGATTCGTGGTCTAAGCATAAAGGCTATACCGATTCTATTGATATGAAAAAAATAAAAAATTTCATTGAAAATATCAGAAGATACAAGAGGGTGATTAATTATTTAATAGAAAAAACACATTTTCATAGATTGTTTTGGAAAACTGAGATTGGTCTTGATGATGCAGCATTAACTGGCATGGTAACTGGTATTATCAATATTTTGAAAAGTAACTTGTTTGCTATTTTAAACAATAAAAAAAATAGGCCTAAGGAGATACATTTCAAAATAACTCCAAACTTTAATAATGAGGTCTTAAGAACAGATATAGATTGTATATTTACCTCAAAAATAGGCTATATTATTATAGCAGGGTTAAAAATTCTTTGGATAAAGTATACTATAGAGTAA
- a CDS encoding XRE family transcriptional regulator — protein sequence MSIGEKLRRLRNVNNLTQDELANRCDLTKGFISQIERNLTSPSINTLIDILEALGTDISHFFNEEIEEKIVFSKDDIYDRIYEDYGYCISWLIPNAQKNDMEPILITLPEKTKTKEDDPHEGEEFGYVLKGKANLVLGKKNYKIRSGESFYFKSNKIHYLENPYSKPATILWVSTPPSF from the coding sequence TTGAGTATTGGTGAAAAACTTAGAAGATTAAGAAATGTAAACAATTTAACACAAGATGAACTGGCTAACAGATGTGATTTAACCAAGGGTTTTATTTCCCAAATCGAAAGAAACCTAACCTCTCCTTCTATAAACACCTTAATAGATATTTTGGAGGCATTGGGAACAGATATTAGTCATTTTTTTAATGAAGAAATTGAAGAAAAGATAGTTTTTTCTAAGGACGATATTTATGATAGAATTTACGAAGACTATGGTTACTGCATTTCATGGCTAATTCCAAATGCTCAGAAAAACGATATGGAACCCATATTAATAACACTACCCGAGAAAACTAAAACAAAGGAAGATGATCCCCATGAAGGTGAAGAATTTGGATATGTTCTAAAGGGTAAAGCTAACCTAGTTCTTGGGAAAAAAAACTATAAGATCAGAAGTGGCGAAAGCTTTTATTTTAAATCTAATAAAATACACTATCTGGAAAACCCTTATAGCAAGCCCGCAACAATTCTTTGGGTTTCTACACCCCCATCATTTTAA
- the scpB gene encoding SMC-Scp complex subunit ScpB — MDEKEIKSIIESILFVWGEPLNLKELSRVLEIPKGKVKEYIHELQAEFDQQSRGIRIIEVNNCFQLATKLENHPYIEKLCITSQNRGLSQPTLEVLAIVAYKQPITKHEMEGIRGVKCDKPISTLIERELIEVKGRLEKTGRPIVYGTTDSFLKAFGFKNLEDLPQVEGFGDFDFLNNFEEE; from the coding sequence ATGGATGAAAAAGAAATAAAATCGATCATAGAATCTATTTTATTTGTATGGGGTGAACCTTTAAACCTTAAAGAGTTATCTAGGGTATTAGAAATTCCTAAGGGAAAGGTCAAGGAATATATACATGAGCTTCAAGCTGAGTTTGATCAGCAGAGTAGAGGGATTAGGATTATTGAAGTAAATAATTGTTTTCAATTGGCAACAAAACTAGAAAATCATCCCTATATTGAAAAACTGTGTATTACATCACAAAACAGAGGACTATCTCAGCCGACCCTAGAGGTTTTGGCCATAGTGGCATATAAACAGCCCATAACAAAGCATGAAATGGAAGGCATCAGAGGAGTTAAATGTGATAAGCCTATAAGTACTTTAATAGAAAGAGAATTAATTGAGGTCAAGGGGAGATTGGAAAAAACGGGAAGACCCATTGTTTATGGGACTACAGATTCATTTCTGAAAGCCTTTGGTTTTAAGAATCTAGAGGATTTACCACAGGTTGAGGGATTTGGAGATTTTGATTTTTTAAATAATTTCGAGGAAGAATAA
- a CDS encoding segregation/condensation protein A, producing the protein MNYEVKLEAFEGPFDLLFHLIEKNEIDIYNIPISDVTEQYIKYINQMKYLDMEVASEFLLMAATLLEIKSKMLLPNPIEEQLEFDLQGMDPRRDLVIKLIEYKKYKNIAGFLKDREDTYGRSYFKSQEQLEEYINKDLVEKTELNLEEEILIKAVKRTLQRISKLDMHRKKFFKELKRDMYTVEDKISLLKSKLDKDKSLKFIDLFNEDCCRLEIVVTFLALLELLKLKAINIKQDDIFDDIYVYPVIKNQH; encoded by the coding sequence ATGAATTATGAAGTTAAACTAGAAGCCTTCGAAGGGCCCTTTGATCTCTTATTTCATTTGATAGAAAAAAATGAAATTGACATATACAATATACCAATTTCTGATGTGACAGAGCAATATATAAAGTATATAAACCAAATGAAATATTTAGATATGGAAGTGGCCAGTGAGTTTTTACTCATGGCTGCAACATTGCTTGAAATAAAGTCCAAAATGCTTCTTCCAAATCCCATTGAGGAGCAGTTAGAGTTTGACTTGCAGGGAATGGATCCTAGAAGAGATTTGGTTATAAAGCTAATAGAATATAAAAAATATAAAAATATTGCAGGGTTCTTAAAGGATAGGGAAGATACCTATGGCAGGAGTTATTTCAAATCTCAAGAACAGTTAGAAGAATATATTAATAAAGATTTGGTTGAGAAAACGGAATTAAATTTAGAAGAAGAAATATTAATCAAGGCGGTCAAAAGAACGTTGCAAAGGATAAGTAAACTAGATATGCATAGAAAAAAGTTTTTCAAAGAATTAAAACGAGATATGTATACAGTAGAAGATAAAATCTCTCTTTTGAAAAGCAAGTTGGATAAAGATAAAAGTCTTAAATTTATAGATTTATTTAATGAAGATTGCTGTAGATTAGAGATAGTTGTAACCTTTTTAGCATTACTTGAATTATTAAAATTAAAGGCCATAAACATAAAACAAGATGATATATTTGATGATATATATGTATATCCTGTTATAAAAAATCAGCATTAA
- a CDS encoding D-alanyl-D-alanine carboxypeptidase, whose translation MNKSCAKKRIGLIMSVLLLFISSFTYSSANEFDLNAKSAILIDAGTGKILYEKNSNEKLPPASVTKVMTMLLAMEAMDKKQITLEDKVTISERASSMGGSQLYFEPGEQKTVEQLLKGIAVASANDACVAMAEHIGGTEEVFVKKMNEKAAQLGMNNTQFMNTNGLPQEGHYTSASDISKMSRELLKYPKIHDWLKIYMSSMKVGKKGRATLELVNTNKLIKTYPGANGIKTGFTQEARYCLSASAKRNNFTLIAVVLGCPSSKIRFAEAKKLLDYGFASYNSVMISQKGEVIKELPVEKGKISNVNIIARDELKVLVKKGGEGDIKKEVVLPKAIKAPFEKGQKIGEVTVTNTKGETLGKVDLITEAKCDKASIFNTLGKMLKGISQ comes from the coding sequence ATGAATAAAAGTTGTGCTAAAAAAAGGATAGGTTTAATAATGTCTGTACTATTATTATTTATTAGTTCTTTTACCTACTCCAGTGCAAATGAATTTGATTTGAATGCAAAATCTGCAATTTTAATAGATGCTGGAACAGGAAAAATACTTTATGAAAAGAATAGCAATGAAAAGCTTCCCCCTGCCAGTGTTACAAAAGTAATGACTATGTTATTGGCTATGGAGGCTATGGATAAAAAACAAATAACCTTAGAAGATAAAGTTACTATTAGTGAAAGAGCTTCTAGTATGGGAGGTAGTCAGCTTTACTTTGAGCCTGGAGAGCAAAAGACAGTGGAGCAGCTATTAAAGGGCATAGCTGTAGCATCTGCTAATGATGCTTGTGTGGCTATGGCTGAACATATTGGGGGTACAGAAGAAGTATTTGTTAAAAAGATGAATGAAAAAGCAGCACAGCTGGGAATGAATAATACACAATTTATGAACACAAATGGCTTACCACAAGAAGGACATTATACTTCTGCCAGTGATATCTCAAAAATGTCTAGGGAACTATTGAAATATCCTAAAATACATGATTGGTTGAAGATATATATGTCCTCAATGAAGGTTGGTAAAAAGGGAAGAGCCACATTAGAGTTGGTGAATACCAACAAATTAATTAAAACATATCCTGGTGCCAATGGTATAAAAACAGGTTTTACCCAAGAAGCTAGATATTGTCTATCGGCATCGGCCAAAAGAAATAATTTTACATTAATTGCAGTGGTTTTAGGGTGTCCTTCTTCAAAAATAAGATTTGCTGAAGCTAAAAAACTACTTGACTATGGATTTGCTTCATATAATTCAGTGATGATATCACAAAAAGGTGAAGTCATAAAAGAACTGCCCGTCGAAAAGGGAAAGATATCAAATGTCAATATAATCGCTAGGGATGAATTAAAGGTTTTGGTTAAAAAGGGAGGAGAGGGTGATATTAAGAAGGAAGTAGTGTTACCTAAGGCTATAAAGGCTCCCTTTGAAAAGGGTCAAAAAATAGGTGAAGTCACTGTTACCAATACAAAGGGCGAAACCCTTGGAAAAGTTGATCTTATTACTGAGGCTAAATGCGATAAGGCTTCAATATTTAATACACTAGGTAAAATGCTAAAGGGCATATCACAATAA
- a CDS encoding phosphopentomutase has product MINRVTILVMDSVGIGALPDSEQFGDIGVNTLGNISKAMGGINLPNLVNLGLGNIDGLEGLDTAENPIGSSGRSMEMSNGKDTTTGHWEMAGLHIKEPFKTYPEGFPEHVISKFEELTGKKALGNKPASGTEIIKELGKEHMESGNPIVYTSADSVFQIAAHEEVIPLEELYKMCSIAREILKGEDQVARVIARPFIGELGDFTRTPNRRDYSLDPFGKTILDYASEAGYDVMAVGKIEDIFNGKGITKEIHTKSNMDGVDRTIEFLSTDSKGIIFTNLVDFDAKFGHRRDPKGYKEALEEFDQRIPEILDSLRDDDMLIITADHGNDPTYKGTDHTREYVPIVVYGKQVKSGVNLGTRKTFADIAATIADILDVERPRIGSSFKDLIL; this is encoded by the coding sequence ATGATTAATAGAGTAACTATTTTAGTAATGGATAGTGTTGGAATAGGTGCCTTACCAGATTCTGAACAATTCGGCGATATAGGAGTAAATACTCTAGGAAATATTTCTAAAGCAATGGGTGGAATAAACCTTCCTAACCTAGTTAATTTAGGATTGGGAAATATTGATGGACTAGAAGGCTTAGACACAGCTGAAAATCCTATAGGATCATCGGGTAGATCGATGGAAATGTCCAATGGAAAGGATACTACCACAGGACATTGGGAAATGGCAGGCTTACACATTAAAGAGCCATTTAAAACATATCCCGAGGGTTTTCCAGAGCATGTGATATCTAAATTTGAAGAGCTTACGGGTAAAAAGGCTTTAGGTAATAAACCTGCTTCAGGAACTGAAATAATAAAAGAACTTGGAAAAGAACATATGGAGAGTGGAAATCCTATTGTGTATACTTCGGCAGACAGTGTATTTCAAATAGCAGCCCATGAAGAAGTAATACCCTTAGAGGAATTATATAAAATGTGTAGTATAGCTAGGGAGATTTTAAAGGGTGAAGATCAAGTTGCTAGGGTTATAGCTAGACCATTTATTGGAGAACTTGGGGATTTTACTAGAACACCTAATAGAAGAGATTATTCCCTAGATCCCTTTGGCAAAACCATACTAGATTATGCATCGGAAGCTGGATATGATGTTATGGCAGTAGGAAAGATAGAAGATATATTTAATGGAAAAGGAATAACAAAGGAAATACATACCAAGAGTAATATGGATGGTGTAGATAGAACGATAGAGTTTTTAAGCACCGATTCAAAGGGAATAATATTTACAAATCTAGTTGATTTTGATGCTAAATTTGGGCATAGAAGAGATCCCAAAGGCTATAAAGAAGCCCTAGAGGAGTTTGACCAAAGAATACCTGAAATCCTGGATAGCTTAAGGGATGATGATATGCTAATCATTACTGCTGATCATGGCAATGACCCAACCTATAAAGGAACTGATCATACTAGGGAATATGTGCCTATAGTGGTTTATGGAAAGCAGGTTAAGTCCGGCGTTAATTTAGGAACAAGAAAGACCTTTGCAGATATTGCAGCAACAATAGCAGATATATTGGATGTGGAGAGACCAAGGATTGGTAGTAGTTTTAAGGACTTGATATTATAA